From a region of the Salminus brasiliensis chromosome 4, fSalBra1.hap2, whole genome shotgun sequence genome:
- the sfxn3 gene encoding sideroflexin-3, which produces MSGDLPLNINIQEPRWDQSTFMGRAQHFFTVTDPRNVLLSSKVLEDAKVIVESYRQGVVKPGLTEDQLWRAKYIYDSAFHPDTGEKMLLVGRMSAQVPMNMTITGCMLTFYRTTPAVVFWQWVNQSFNAIVNYTNRSGDAPITVNQLGAAYVSATTGAVVTALGLKSLTKHLPAIIGRFVPFAAVAAANCINIPFMRQRELKYGIPVTDEEGNRLGESPNAAQQAIAQVVVSRIGMAVPAMAIPPVIMNSLEKKAFMKRFPVLNAPVQVGLVGLCLVFATPLCCALFPQKSSMKVSSLEPELQESIRQSSPHTTTVYFNKGL; this is translated from the exons ATGTCTGGAGATTTGCCGCTGAACATCAACATTCAGGAGCCGCGATGGGATCAGAGTACGTTTATGGGCAGAGCCCAGCACTTCTTTACGGTGACTGACCCAAGAAACGTGCTGCTGTCAAGTAAAGTTCTGGAGGATGCCAAAGTCATTGTGGAGAGTTACAG GCAGGGTGTAGTGAAGCCAGGCCTGACAGAGGATCAATTATGGAGGGCCAAATACATCTACGACTCTGCCTTCCATCCAGACACGGGCGAGAAGATGCTGCTGGTTGGACGCATGTCTGCACAAGTGCCCATGAACATGACCATCACAGGCTGCATGCTCACGTTCTATAG GACAACTCCAGCAGTTGTGTTCTGGCAGTGGGTCAACCAGTCCTTCAACGCCATTGTCAACTACACAAACCGCAGTGGAGATGCACCAATCACTGTGAA TCAGCTCGGAGCAGCCTACGTGAGTGCTACTACTGGAGCTGTAGTCACTGCTCTCGGCCTCAAGTCTCTAACCAAG CATCTGCCAGCTATTATTGGCCGATTTGTTCCATTCGCTGCAGTGGCAGCAGCTAACTGCATAAACATTCCCTTCATGAGACAAAG AGAACTGAAGTATGGTATTCCTGTCACTGATGAGGAGGGAAATCGTCTGGGAGAGTCTCCCAATGCTGCTCAGCAGGCCATTGCACAGGTGGTGGTGTCTCGAATCGGCATGGCAGTACCAGCCATGG CTATTCCCCCAGTTATCATGAACAGCTTGGAGAAGAAAGCCTTCATGAAG CGCTTCCCTGTGCTTAATGCACCAGTACAGGTCGGACTTGTTGGATTATG CCTGGTGTTTGCCACACCACTGTGCTGTGCTCTGTTCCCACAAAAGAG ctctaTGAAGGTGAGCAGTCTGGAGCCGGAGCTGCAGGAGAGTATACGACAGAGCAGTCCACACACCACCACCGTTTATTTCAACAAGGGCCTGTAG